In the Streptomyces sp. 3214.6 genome, AACATGACGAACGTCCTGAACCCGGTCGGTAAACAAGCCCATGACGTCCACGCCACAGGCTCGAACGGACATCACGAACAGCACAAACTGCGGTCGGTAAAAACCGCGACGACGTACTCGGCGAAGAACTCCTCCAGTTCCTCGATCGTCCACCGGGCGATCGCGTCGACATTCCGGCCGCGGTGCACCACATGGTTGCCCTTGTAGCCGGCGATGTGCTCGGAGAACTGGCTTCTGATCGTCTTGAAAGCGGCCTCGACTTGAGGCTTGTCGGTAGGCCGGTACTTACGGGTGTCCTGGATGGTGATCCCATGGCGGCGGCACACGTTCTTCACCGCCTGAGAGGCGAACGCCTTGCCGTGGTCGATCACGATCTTCTCGGGAAACACGACCGGGCGGGCTGCAGCGGCCGCGAATCGCTCGTCCTGCGCGAGCAAGGGTTCGCATGGTAGGCGCAGGATCCGGTGCCGCAGCCCCCCGGGCCAGCCCGGACGCATAGGCTCCGGCATCATCGCATCCGCGATGACCAGTCCCGCGTCTACGCTCTTCGTCCCCTTGGGCACCAGACGCCATCCCAGCAGACTGCGGGTACACACGTCGATTGCGATGGTCAGATCCACCGAAAAGACGACGTCCTCGACCGGATCGTAGGCACGTACGTCCAGCCAGCTGGTGTCGATCATCACGAGTTCACCGGGACGGCTGGCGGTGATCGGACGGTAGTATCCGTCTGGCCGGTTCGCCACAGACTGCCGTGTCGTGGCCTGTCCAGTGGTGTAGCGGCCGGGCAGGAGGGCGGCGACGTACCGGTTGAAGGTCTTCAGCACCGGCATCTTCACCGCGTCAGGTCCATGCGTGTCTACAAGGCGCCGCTCGACTCGGCGACGCAGCCGGTTCAGACTGCCGGTCGAGTCGTCCGCCTCCGTCACGTTGTATTGGGTGATGATCGCGTCGATCAACCGTGGATCCGCCCCAGCCAAAGGATCCGACGGCCGATGGCTACGCCGGTCCACCAGCCCCCACGGGCCTTCTTCCCGCCACTTCCGCAGACGTCGCCACATCTGCTGCTCGCTGTAACCCAGTTCCCGCGCTTTGCTCTGCACACGCTGGGCCAGCGACACACCGGGGGCGTACTCCGGTCTGGGTTCTCCGGGCGCTGCGTCCTGTGGATCCCCAGTGCGAAATCCGGTCGTCATCTCCAGAAGGTGCTCCTGGGCGCGCTGCAGTCTCTCCAACTGTTTGTCGCTCAGCTGGTCGAACAGGGCGGCGGCGTCCAGCCACAGCTTCGCTGTCGAGGCGTCGTGTTCAGAAGAGTCCTCGCGCTCCCCGCTCGCGTCGCCCTCGTAGGGGCGGAAGGTCGGATCCGCGAGAAGGTGGCCCACACCGATCACGGTCCACGAACCGCTCTCCGAACGCAGTCGCACCCCGTCGTCTGTCACCCCGGTCACCGTGTGCACCTCATCGTCCAGCCACACCCTGGATCCACGCTGCAGGCGTACGGCGCCGTCAATCGTCATGCCCGTGCCTCCGCCGCGGTCGTCACCAACGTTGTGTCCCGCAACGGGAGATCCAGATCGGTGACGATCCGCTGATGCCACATCAGGTGATACAGCACCCCGCGTGCCAGGTCCGGATACTCCATGAACCGGACGAGCTCCCCAATCTCTACTGGATCACGGGCCAGTTCGAGCAGGCGGGGAACCAGATCCGCACCCAGGTGCAGCGGGCGCCGAGCGCTGGACAGCAGATCGACGTTCACCCAGCGCTGCCCACTCGGCTCCGAAACCATGGCGTAGTCCCAGCCCAGCCGCTCGCACGTATATCGGGTGCGCTCCTCCTGCAACAGCACCTTCGGATCGTCACGCAGTTCGGAGTTCTTCACGTCCAGCAGCAGTGCGCTGCCGTCGCGGTGGCGTACGAAGACGTCCGGCGTGTGCTGCCAGGCCCCACGGGCGTCGATCGCATCGAACTCCAAGGGCTGAGTCACGAATGCGGTCACTTCCGAGTCGAAGTCCAGCAGCATGAGCCACTTCGACTCCAGCACGCTTT is a window encoding:
- a CDS encoding TnsA-like heteromeric transposase endonuclease subunit, with protein sequence MSRDAQVPESSVRDVDVVRVRYVDSEGVQHLVPLEEAADLPFENGRMVREIPSHRDQGHMPGQYWVAKWGDFADYESVLESKWLMLLDFDSEVTAFVTQPLEFDAIDARGAWQHTPDVFVRHRDGSALLLDVKNSELRDDPKVLLQEERTRYTCERLGWDYAMVSEPSGQRWVNVDLLSSARRPLHLGADLVPRLLELARDPVEIGELVRFMEYPDLARGVLYHLMWHQRIVTDLDLPLRDTTLVTTAAEARA